From the bacterium genome, one window contains:
- a CDS encoding LapA family protein — MWVVQIVLLLLFVIVAIVFVSLNGGRSVEIISLGFQSFSNVPLNIIVVESAFFGALWALLVFFFIQLSSRIKIMRLKRLNNKLRDELDSLRILPLEDIPISEEEE, encoded by the coding sequence ATGTGGGTAGTCCAAATAGTGCTTTTGTTGTTGTTTGTAATAGTGGCGATAGTATTCGTGTCTTTGAACGGTGGCCGTAGTGTAGAAATTATTTCTCTCGGATTCCAGAGTTTCTCGAATGTGCCCCTCAATATCATAGTCGTCGAAAGCGCTTTTTTCGGCGCTCTATGGGCCTTACTTGTGTTTTTCTTCATTCAGCTTTCGAGCCGGATTAAGATAATGCGTCTTAAAAGGTTAAATAATAAACTTCGTGATGAATTGGATTCCTTAAGGATTCTACCTCTCGAAGATATTCCCATCTCTGAGGAGGAAGAATGA
- a CDS encoding TldD/PmbA family protein gives MKEFTDVALNAAKAAGAVFADMRIVDERQNRVYVERKSLKLIDETESFGYCVRVLVDGAWGFASNTKLTTDEVAKTAARAVAIARASRKAPKNPPAIMTPETGHIDTKIGPCIEDPFAVPNKDKAELLLNCTNTMLEQPNIVMAWGFLQFIKMHRIIANTDGSYLDLTNNFANPMLSCHAVDAGESQSRGYQGGAKQAGFEFIRKVDLESNSKKWAEEALLKCHADDTPKGIMDLVLDPMHLSLTMHESVGHPTELDRILGWEANMAGRSFVNPKMVGDYKYGSDIVNFTANNTLEGGLGSWFYDDDGVELYSFPMVKDGVLANLGCTRETAPLIGWNKSNGCCRSDGFDHPPINRIPNLYMEPGTDDNLSPDDLIAGIDRGVYIEGMGSFSIDQMRNNFQFGGDMFWMIENGRKTKPLKKVTYQAQTTQFWNSCDAIAGKKWWNTHGVMNCGKGEPMQVMRMTHGASFTRFRNIAVGGAQL, from the coding sequence ATGAAAGAATTCACCGATGTCGCATTGAATGCGGCGAAGGCTGCTGGCGCGGTTTTCGCCGACATGAGAATTGTCGATGAGCGACAAAACAGGGTCTATGTTGAAAGAAAATCACTAAAACTTATCGATGAAACCGAAAGCTTTGGTTATTGCGTTCGGGTTCTCGTCGATGGTGCATGGGGTTTTGCCTCGAACACAAAACTCACCACTGACGAAGTTGCAAAAACGGCTGCGCGTGCTGTCGCTATAGCTCGAGCATCTAGGAAAGCTCCTAAAAACCCTCCGGCTATTATGACACCCGAAACGGGACATATAGATACGAAAATCGGCCCATGTATCGAGGACCCTTTCGCAGTACCTAACAAAGACAAAGCAGAGCTGTTGCTCAACTGCACCAATACGATGCTCGAACAACCCAATATCGTTATGGCTTGGGGTTTCCTGCAATTCATTAAAATGCACAGAATCATCGCCAACACCGATGGAAGCTATCTCGATTTAACCAACAATTTCGCAAATCCGATGCTCTCTTGCCATGCTGTCGATGCCGGCGAATCACAGAGCCGAGGCTATCAGGGCGGCGCGAAGCAGGCGGGGTTCGAGTTCATCAGAAAGGTCGATCTCGAAAGTAATTCAAAAAAATGGGCGGAAGAGGCCTTGCTCAAGTGCCACGCAGATGATACACCTAAAGGCATCATGGATCTCGTGCTCGACCCGATGCACCTCTCACTTACAATGCACGAATCAGTCGGTCACCCGACCGAACTCGACCGCATTCTCGGATGGGAAGCCAACATGGCCGGTCGGAGTTTCGTTAATCCTAAAATGGTCGGTGACTATAAATATGGAAGCGATATCGTCAATTTCACGGCGAACAATACTCTCGAAGGCGGCCTTGGAAGCTGGTTCTATGATGACGACGGAGTCGAATTATACAGTTTCCCAATGGTCAAAGACGGCGTTCTTGCAAACCTCGGATGCACGCGCGAAACAGCGCCCTTAATCGGATGGAACAAGTCCAACGGTTGTTGCAGATCCGACGGTTTCGACCATCCGCCGATTAATCGAATCCCAAATCTATACATGGAGCCCGGAACCGATGACAACCTCTCCCCCGATGACCTCATCGCGGGAATCGACCGCGGAGTATATATCGAGGGAATGGGCAGCTTCTCCATCGATCAAATGCGCAACAATTTCCAGTTTGGCGGCGATATGTTCTGGATGATCGAGAACGGCCGCAAAACTAAACCGCTTAAGAAGGTTACTTATCAAGCCCAAACAACGCAGTTCTGGAATAGCTGCGACGCTATCGCCGGCAAAAAATGGTGGAACACACACGGCGTAATGAATTGTGGCAAAGGCGAACCGATGCAGGTCATGCGTATGACTCATGGTGCAAGTTTTACCAGATTCCGCAATATAGCGGTAGGAGGTGCGCAATTATGA